Proteins encoded in a region of the Phoenix dactylifera cultivar Barhee BC4 chromosome 3, palm_55x_up_171113_PBpolish2nd_filt_p, whole genome shotgun sequence genome:
- the LOC103722971 gene encoding probable protein S-acyltransferase 1, with protein MSTQPKPKRLYQVWKGSNRFFCGGRLIFGPDAASLLLTTLLISGPAITFCYQIIAKICQYEKTKGQDDQRPILGYPILVVTIVILILDLVFLFTTSSRDPGIVPRNARPPEADEAFDMATPSMEWISGRTPHLRLPRTREVLVNDFAVKVKYCDTCLLYRPPRASHCSICNNCVQKFDHHCPWVGQCIGLRNYRFFLLFISTSTFLCIYVFIFSWLNIIGEKKRHNLSIWKSITREILSLVLVVYTFIAVWFVGGLTVFHLYLISTNQTTYENFRYRYDKKDNPYNKGALENFKELFFSKIPPSMNDFRSWVLEDTAEIGSCTPNTGMDITNPKDRNDREMERKTDSNLPIPRMLQSLDYDTIDENLNCKDRHRDDAVDPLALHVIQESTDRGADAVNEWVDKEVIEMVVDERADKESCSNGTSTPIDHVVHVPHI; from the exons ATGTCGACGCAGCCGAAGCCGAAAAGGCTTTATCAAGTTTGGAAGGGAAGCAAT AGGTTCTTCTGTGGCGGAAGGCTGATATTTGGTCCAGATGCTGCTTCATTACTTCTAACAACACTTCTAATATCTGGCCCAGCAATAACATTTTGCTACCAGATAATTGCAAAAATCTGCCAATATGAGAAGACCAAGGGCCAAGATGATCAAAGGCCAATACTTGGGTATCCAATTCTAGTGGTGACAATAGTCATCTTGATATTG GATTTGGTTTTTCTCTTCACTACATCCAGTAGAGATCCAGGTATAGTACCGAGAAATGCACGACCACCTGAAGCAGATGAAGCATTTGATATGGCTACTCCATCTATGGAATGGATAAGTGGGAGAACGCCGCATTTAAGATTGCCTCGGACAAGGGAAGTTCTTGTTAATGATTTTGCTGTAAAAGTAAAATACTGTGACACATGCTTGCTTTATCGCCCACCCCGTGCTTCTCATTGTTCAATCTGCAACAACTGCGTTCAAAAGTTCGATCACCATTGTCCCTGGGTTGGTCAATGCATTGGACTG AGAAACTACAGGTTCTTCTTATTATTCATATCAACATCAACATTTCTCTGCATATATGTCTTCATCTTTTCATGGCTGAACATTAttggagaaaagaaaaggcatAATTTGTCCATTTGGAAGTCCATAACAAGAGAGATTCTGTCACTTGTGCTCGTTGTATACACTTTCATTGCAGTCTGGTTTGTCGGCGGGCTcacagtttttcatctctaTTTAATTAGCACAAATCAG ACAACCTATGAGAACTTTCGATACCGTTACGATAAGAAGGACAATCCATATAACAAGGGTGCCTTGGAAAACTTCAAAGAATTGTTCTTCTCAAAAATCCCACCTTCAATGAATGACTTCCGGTCATGGGTGCTTGAGGACACAGCAGAAATTGGATCCTGTACGCCAAATACTGGAATGGACATCACCAACCCAAAGGACAGGAATGACAGAGAAATGGAAAGAAAGACAGACAGCAATTTGCCAATACCAAGAATGTTACAGAGCTTGGATTACGATACCATCGATGAAAATTTAAACTGCAAAGATAGGCACCGGGATGATGCGGTTGATCCTTTGGCTCTTCATGTGATTCAGGAGTCTACAGATCGAGGAGCAGATGCTGTAAATGAATGGGTTGATAAGGAAGTAATTGAAATGGTTGTAGATGAGAGGGCTGATAAGGAAAGCTGCTCAAATGGAACCTCAACTCCTATTGATCATGTTGTTCATGTGCCACATATATGA